A single region of the Pseudomonadota bacterium genome encodes:
- a CDS encoding response regulator, translating into MSVYSCLVVEDSPMMRQLLVFALARIRNMTVTEADDGVAGLKHLAATKFDIVITDINMPIMDGLKLIRRVRADRVHKDTPVIVITTEGSSEDRQRAMSLGANAYITKPIQAPQVIATVKELLKMNA; encoded by the coding sequence ATGTCGGTATATTCGTGCCTAGTAGTCGAAGACTCCCCCATGATGCGCCAGTTGCTCGTGTTCGCTTTGGCGCGAATAAGGAACATGACCGTGACAGAGGCAGACGATGGCGTGGCTGGCTTGAAGCACCTGGCGGCCACCAAGTTCGATATCGTAATCACCGATATCAACATGCCGATCATGGACGGCCTCAAGCTTATTCGACGCGTTCGGGCCGACCGAGTCCACAAGGACACACCGGTGATCGTCATCACCACGGAAGGCTCGAGCGAAGACAGGCAGCGGGCGATGTCTCTCGGCGCCAACGCGTACATCACGAAACCCATCCAAGCGCCGCAGGTGATTGCTACCGTCAAGGAACTGCTCAAGATGAATGCGTAG